The following are from one region of the Nicotiana tomentosiformis chromosome 7, ASM39032v3, whole genome shotgun sequence genome:
- the LOC138895079 gene encoding uncharacterized protein codes for MTEVEKRLQIIEAKNLSQQHGSKHAELSQQHGSKHADLGGDVGKHLKTQNLQTNTILHTAAGTSTSAIRKGKHTNTNMNAMFNKPYTPKSQNPLTPSPQTTSYRESLNQEKQTYDYITNSYIQNIHKIQTFLNLNPRSKTIQNPKTDYITQPLQGYNRLIAQPGTNANLVKTCYNYGLLSTVYTQTGQEIATIPELYSAFTTYKRITKGDLFYIKFYVAPAEILYNEIKPIIQVIKLGLTREMIIPENVQIQPEIPKPDIPAFYSNKRIIGLSTILSELVNNYVEEKPIWGYQSREHTMIYTHSKNLGWHSLGLNYSQHNYSWQTY; via the coding sequence ATGACGGAAGTAGAAAAGAGGTTGCAGATTATAGAAGCAAAAAACCTAAGCCAGCAGCATGGCTCAAAACATGCGGAACTAAGCCAGCAGCATGGCTCAAAACATGCGGACCTAGGAGGTGACGTTGGGAAACACCTAAAAACCCAAAACCTACAAACTAACACTATTTTACATACAGCTGCAGGTACATCAACATCAgcaataagaaaaggaaaacatacaaatacaaatatgaacgCCATGTTCAACAAGCCATATaccccaaaatcccaaaatccttTGACACCATCACCACAAACAACTAGCTATAGAGAAAGCTTAAACCAGGAAAAACAAACCTACGATTATATTACCAACAGCTATATACAAAATATCCACAAGATTCAAACCTTTTTAAACCTAAATCCGAgatcaaaaacaatccaaaacccAAAAACAGACTATATAACACAACCATTACAAGGATACAACCGACTGATTGCCCAACCAGGGACGAATGCAAATTTAGTTAAAACATGTTACAATTACGGACTATTAAGTACAGTGTACACACAAACCGGACAAGAAATAGCTACAATACCAGAGCTATATAGTGCCTTTACTACCTACAAGAGAATCACCAAAGGAGAcctattttatataaaattttatgtaGCACCAGCAGAGATACTCTATAACGAGATAAAACCAATAATCCAAGTTATTAAATTAGGACTAACTAGAGAAATGATTATCCCAGAAAATGTACAAATACAACCAGAAATACCCAAACCTGATATACCAGCATTCTACTCAAACAAAAGAATTATAGGACTATCAACCATTCTAAGTGAACTAGTCAACAATTATGTagaagaaaaacctatttgggGATACCAATCCCGAGAACACACGATGATCTACACCCATTCAAAAAACCTAGGATGGCATAGTCTGGGCTTAAACTACTCTCAGCATAATTATTCATGGCAAACTTACTAA
- the LOC138895080 gene encoding uncharacterized protein encodes MTEVEKRLQIIEAKNLSQQHGSKHAELSQQHGSKHADLGGDVGKHLKTQNLQTNTILHTAAGTSTSAIRKGKHTNTNMNAMFNKPYTPKSQNPLTPSPQTTSYRESLNQEKQTYDYITNSYIQNIHKIQTFLNLNPRSKTIQNPKTDYITQPLQGYNRLIAQPGTNANLVKTCYNYGLLSTVYTQTGQEIATIPELYSAFTTYKRITKGDLFYIKFYVAPAEILYNEIKPIIQVIKLGLTREMIIPENVQIQPEIPKPDIPAFYSNKRIIGLSTILSELVNNYVEEKPIWGYQSREHTMIYTHSKNLRENDMEEIRRWIKTLIQPEEAPITRAIRGEFISQNLMTRYCKQISPIYSEHICSKCQGEKNIVPEIKFEEEEN; translated from the coding sequence ATGACGGAAGTAGAAAAGAGGTTGCAGATTATAGAAGCAAAAAACCTAAGCCAGCAGCATGGCTCAAAACATGCGGAACTAAGCCAGCAGCATGGCTCAAAACATGCGGACCTAGGAGGTGACGTTGGGAAACACCTAAAAACCCAAAACCTACAAACTAACACTATTTTACATACAGCTGCAGGTACATCAACATCAgcaataagaaaaggaaaacatacaaatacaaatatgaacgCCATGTTCAACAAGCCATATaccccaaaatcccaaaatccttTGACACCATCACCACAAACAACTAGCTATAGAGAAAGCTTAAACCAGGAAAAACAAACCTACGATTATATTACCAACAGCTATATACAAAATATCCACAAGATTCAAACCTTTTTAAACCTAAATCCGAgatcaaaaacaatccaaaacccAAAAACAGACTATATAACACAACCATTACAAGGATACAACCGACTGATTGCCCAACCAGGGACGAATGCAAATTTAGTTAAAACATGTTACAATTACGGACTATTAAGTACAGTGTACACACAAACCGGACAAGAAATAGCTACAATACCAGAGCTATATAGTGCCTTTACTACCTACAAGAGAATCACCAAAGGAGAcctattttatataaaattttatgtaGCACCAGCAGAGATACTCTATAACGAGATAAAACCAATAATCCAAGTTATTAAATTAGGACTAACTAGAGAAATGATTATCCCAGAAAATGTACAAATACAACCAGAAATACCCAAACCTGATATACCAGCATTCTACTCAAACAAAAGAATTATAGGACTATCAACCATTCTAAGTGAACTAGTCAACAATTATGTagaagaaaaacctatttgggGATACCAATCCCGAGAACACACGATGATCTACACCCATTCAAAAAACCTAAGGGAAAACGACATGGAAGAGATACGGAGATGGATTAAAACATTAATCCAACCAGAAGAAGCACCCATTACAAGAGCAATTAGAGgagaatttatttctcaaaacttAATGACAAGATACTGCAAACAAATTAGTCCAATCTACTCAGAGCACATATGTTCGAAATGTCAAGGAGAGAAAAACATAGTTCCAGAAATcaaatttgaagaagaagaaaactaa
- the LOC138895081 gene encoding uncharacterized protein, with the protein MLEKETARLEDSLTAMTRIIKENEEIDRKNEIEKIRQQAKKELQQVEENKNTRIMELEKELAILKELYENKQREREKKKELEQEERLKEEIEKFREKLKEDIEVKLEEINETNNENEQNTESSEDSEISETYTELITKTNNIINPEIYAGDISEKPSTSKERKYKQTIPTYYNNNYERSDRSKVLWDKRLNRKWTPKTINEQYNFLDLDCVEDVNKIIQLWVGYISKQLIDNKIPIPEAPGYIERTIIGTVKLWIQNLNDESIKALRSNKKFDGESATTTIDILIKYELAIRNEFSSMTTEIEEQQKEKTVSRNLMNKLAICNMCYIDEYTCAFKEYYYKGTYSVEEGKEIRKIYFTKLPEPFSSKIIRDWEKAGLEDTLGARIRYLKNWFIELCEKHKEEIKMEKTLIKNLTCCKIKTAPQFGYYIDYELDSEDSIYELEPELETEIESEKELSDIEEND; encoded by the exons ATGTTAGAAAAAGAAACTGCAAGATTAGAAGATAGTTTAACAGCAATGACaagaataataaaagaaaatgaagaaattgataggaaaaatgaaattgaaaaaattaggcaacaagctaaaaaagaattacagcaagtggaagaaaacaaaaacaccaggataatggaattagaaaaagaattagCAATATTAAAAGAATTGTATGAAAACAaacagagagaaagagaaaagaaaaaagaattagagCAAGAAGAAAGATTGAAGGAAGAAATAGAAAAATTTAGGGAAAAATTAAAAGAGGACATAGAAGTAAAACTTGAAGAAATAAATGAAACTAATAATGAAAATGAACAGAATACAGAAAGTTCAGAAGATTcagaaataagtgaaacatatacagaacttataACTAAAACAAATAACATAATAAATCCAGAAATATATGCCGGAGATATAAGCGAAAAACCAAGtacatcaaaagaaagaaaatacaaacaaacaataccaacatattacAATAATAATTATGAACGAAGTGACAGAAGTAAAGTATTATGGGATAAAAGATTAAACAGAAAATGGACACCAAAAACAATAAATGAACAATATAACTTTTTGGACTTAGATTGCGTAGAAGAcgttaataaaataatacaactatgggtaggatatatatcaaaacaattaatagataataaaataccaattccagaagcaccaggatatatagaaaggACAATAATAGGAACAGTAAAATTATGGATACAAAATCTAAATGATGAAAGTATAAAAGCAttaagaagtaataaaaaattcGATGGTGAATCAGCTACAACAACTATAGACATAttaataaaatatgaattagCTATAAGAAATGAATTTAGTAGTATGACAACAGAAATAGAAgagcaacaaaaagaaaaaacagtAAGTAGAAATCTAATGAACAAACTAGCTATATGTAACATGTGTTACATAGACGAATATACGTGTGCATTTAAAGAATATTACTATAAAGGAACATATAGTgttgaagaaggaaaagaaatcagaaaaatatactttacaaaattaccagaaccttttagTTCTAAAATAATAAGAGATTGGGAAAAAGCAGGATTAGAAGATACCTTAGGAGCTAGAATTAGATATTTAAAGAATTGGTTTATAGAATTATGTgaaaaacataaagaagaaattaaaatggAAAAAACACTGATAAAAAACCTTACATGTTGTAAAATTAAAACTGCACCCCAGTTTGGAT ACTATATAGATTATGAAttagatagtgaagatagtatTTATGAATTAGAACCTGAATTAGAAACAGAAATAGAATCAGAAAAAGAACTATCAGATATAGAGGAAAATGACTGA